A window from uncultured Anaeromusa sp. encodes these proteins:
- the pseH gene encoding UDP-4-amino-4,6-dideoxy-N-acetyl-beta-L-altrosamine N-acetyltransferase encodes MLASRWKLRSMEEKDLSLVLAWRNKTRIRSAMYTEHEISLEEHTRWFNRTQQEGYCGKHFLFCRDEVPLGAVNFTAISQEHKRLSWGFYLGAEDAPRGSALLMGFLALQEAFERMNMHKVVGEVLENNEKSFRYHQRLGFLQEGCLKEHIFKEKTGYLDVFCFGYLESHWREMKRQLIEIMREQFEIEGAGLYE; translated from the coding sequence ATGTTGGCTAGTCGATGGAAGCTGCGGTCAATGGAAGAAAAGGATCTTTCCTTGGTGCTTGCTTGGAGAAATAAGACAAGAATACGTTCGGCTATGTATACAGAGCATGAGATTTCTTTAGAAGAGCATACTCGCTGGTTCAACAGAACACAGCAAGAAGGATATTGTGGAAAGCATTTTTTGTTTTGTCGGGACGAGGTTCCGTTGGGAGCAGTTAATTTTACGGCTATCTCACAAGAACATAAAAGACTGAGTTGGGGGTTTTATCTCGGTGCAGAGGACGCACCAAGAGGAAGCGCGCTGTTAATGGGGTTTTTAGCATTGCAAGAAGCGTTTGAGAGGATGAATATGCACAAGGTGGTGGGGGAAGTACTAGAAAATAATGAAAAGAGCTTTCGCTATCACCAGCGCCTCGGCTTTTTGCAAGAGGGATGTTTAAAGGAACATATTTTCAAAGAAAAAACGGGGTATTTAGATGTGTTCTGTTTTGGATATTTAGAAAGTCATTGGCGGGAAATGAAAAGGCAGCTCATAGAAATAATGCGAGAGCAATTCGAAATTGAAGGAGCCGGTTTGTATGAGTAA
- the pseG gene encoding UDP-2,4-diacetamido-2,4,6-trideoxy-beta-L-altropyranose hydrolase: MKVVFRADASVEWGTGHVMRCLALAEELQRHGMQVQFACREQPGHLMKMIKAQGYPCYTVGLVDEIPPVHGDWLIVDHYQLDFAWEVAMRKKFRHIMVIDDLANRKHDCDILLDQNDYLQDETRYGSLIPPHCISFLGPSYALFRREFIQAKQRSVSREMEKVQRILLSFGGTDPAGMTWTFLQWWSQSEFSQSRKMELTIVIGQYCVNREKIEQYCRANENVALHIQTTKMAQLLCEADIAIGAGGVSLWERCYLGVPSITVVVAENQKTIAEKAANDGLTLLAGTAQQDNLERLEALLTQLIEDKALRLRMKETMQALYPQSEKHSMAEIVRTMEDWDHVG; this comes from the coding sequence ATGAAGGTGGTCTTCCGGGCGGATGCCTCTGTGGAGTGGGGGACAGGTCATGTAATGCGCTGTTTAGCATTGGCAGAAGAGCTGCAGCGTCATGGAATGCAAGTTCAATTTGCTTGCAGGGAGCAACCGGGACATTTGATGAAGATGATTAAAGCCCAAGGGTACCCGTGCTATACAGTAGGACTTGTTGACGAAATCCCCCCTGTTCATGGCGACTGGCTGATCGTCGATCATTACCAACTGGATTTCGCCTGGGAAGTGGCTATGAGAAAGAAATTCCGGCATATTATGGTCATTGACGATTTGGCTAATCGTAAGCATGATTGCGATATTTTATTGGACCAAAATGACTATTTGCAAGATGAAACACGGTATGGGTCGCTGATTCCTCCCCATTGCATTTCTTTTCTTGGACCGAGTTACGCGTTGTTTCGGCGAGAATTTATTCAAGCAAAACAGAGAAGCGTTTCTCGTGAAATGGAAAAAGTGCAACGTATTTTACTTTCCTTCGGAGGAACCGACCCTGCCGGAATGACCTGGACGTTTTTGCAGTGGTGGAGTCAGTCGGAGTTTTCCCAAAGCAGAAAAATGGAACTAACCATTGTAATTGGACAATATTGTGTAAATAGGGAAAAAATCGAGCAATATTGTCGTGCAAATGAAAACGTTGCGCTGCATATTCAAACCACTAAGATGGCGCAACTTCTTTGTGAAGCAGATATTGCGATTGGCGCAGGTGGGGTTTCGCTTTGGGAACGCTGCTATCTAGGGGTGCCGAGTATTACGGTGGTTGTGGCGGAAAACCAGAAGACGATTGCCGAAAAAGCAGCTAACGATGGATTGACCTTGCTTGCAGGAACGGCCCAACAGGACAATCTGGAACGACTAGAGGCCTTATTAACCCAATTGATTGAAGATAAGGCGCTACGGCTGCGGATGAAAGAAACGATGCAGGCCTTGTATCCCCAAAGCGAAAAACACAGCATGGCGGAAATAGTACGAACCATGGAGGACTGGGATCATGTTGGCTAG
- a CDS encoding aminotransferase class III-fold pyridoxal phosphate-dependent enzyme, translated as MSKRYQVSEEWLNRALKSIPLGTQTFSKSRTQYPFGVSPYYAQKAKGCRLWDVDGNEYIDCISSLCSVTLGYNDPDVTQAVREQLEDGVIFSLPHKLEVEVSEEIIKMVPSAEMVRFGKNGSDATSGAIRLARAYTGRDRVAVCGYHGWQDWYIGSTARNKGVPKSTQELTHSFVYNQIETLQQVLKQHPGEFAAVIMEAMNVSEPQEGFLQEVQTLAKQHGALFILDETITGFRYANGGAQELFGLQPDLATFGKGLANGYPVSAVAGRADIMKLMEEIFFSFTFGGETLSLAASLATMKKLQREPVVETIRQRGSELQEGLKSLIASHEVESFCSVAGHPSWSFFVIKDTERYSLWQIKTLFLQEMFKQGILTFGTHNINYAHQKTDVQCILQAYDKVLPLLGETVKNNTLEQKLECAPLEPLFKIR; from the coding sequence ATGTCAAAGCGTTATCAAGTATCGGAAGAATGGTTGAACCGGGCCTTAAAGAGCATTCCCTTAGGAACGCAAACATTTAGCAAAAGTAGGACACAATATCCTTTTGGCGTGTCACCCTACTATGCGCAAAAGGCGAAAGGCTGCAGGCTTTGGGATGTCGATGGAAATGAGTATATTGACTGCATTAGCAGCTTGTGCTCGGTAACGCTTGGCTACAATGATCCGGATGTAACGCAAGCGGTTCGGGAACAATTAGAAGATGGCGTGATTTTTTCGCTTCCCCACAAGTTGGAAGTGGAAGTATCGGAAGAAATCATCAAGATGGTTCCTAGTGCAGAGATGGTTCGCTTTGGCAAAAATGGCTCTGATGCTACTTCCGGAGCGATTCGCTTGGCGCGAGCCTATACCGGACGCGATCGAGTCGCGGTATGTGGCTATCATGGCTGGCAGGATTGGTATATAGGCTCTACTGCCAGAAACAAAGGCGTGCCTAAGTCTACCCAGGAACTGACCCATTCTTTTGTGTACAACCAAATCGAAACCCTGCAGCAGGTTTTAAAGCAACATCCGGGAGAATTTGCGGCAGTAATCATGGAGGCCATGAATGTCAGCGAACCGCAAGAGGGCTTTCTCCAGGAAGTACAGACGTTGGCTAAACAACATGGAGCATTATTTATCTTAGACGAGACGATAACCGGCTTTCGCTATGCTAATGGAGGCGCGCAGGAACTGTTTGGTTTGCAGCCGGATTTAGCGACATTTGGCAAAGGCTTGGCCAACGGGTATCCTGTTTCCGCAGTGGCAGGAAGGGCCGATATCATGAAGCTGATGGAAGAAATCTTTTTTTCCTTTACCTTCGGTGGAGAAACCTTGTCATTGGCGGCATCCTTAGCTACAATGAAAAAACTGCAAAGAGAGCCTGTGGTAGAAACAATTCGACAACGCGGTTCGGAACTGCAAGAAGGCTTGAAAAGTCTTATTGCATCTCATGAAGTCGAATCGTTTTGTAGTGTAGCAGGGCATCCGAGTTGGAGTTTCTTCGTCATCAAAGATACGGAGCGCTACTCGTTGTGGCAGATTAAGACTTTGTTTTTGCAGGAGATGTTTAAACAAGGTATTTTGACATTTGGGACGCATAACATAAATTATGCGCATCAAAAAACGGATGTGCAGTGTATTCTTCAAGCTTATGATAAGGTGCTTCCGCTGTTAGGTGAAACTGTGAAAAATAATACGTTGGAGCAAAAATTAGAGTGTGCTCCCTTAGAGCCGCTATTTAAAATTAGGTGA